One Candidatus Nitronauta litoralis genomic window, CCGGCCTCTGCCAGAGCGGTTGTGATGTCTCCCACGATACCCGGACGGTCGTCGGCATAAAGGCTGATGCGGACATCAGGAGATACATAGTGCTCATGGCTGCCAGCTACGGGTTCGGCGCTTCCACTCAATTGCAATTGCTGAGAGAGAGTCACAACAAGAACTTCAAACTCCGGACGCTCTCCTTCGAACTCCACCATCACCATGATAGTGAAATAGTTACCGAGCCTTGCCATGGAGGACGCCCCAAGGTTACAGCCCTTCTGGCATAGTTCAGCAGATAATTGCGCAACAATTCCCGGTCGATCATGACCGATCATGGATACCATGTACCAC contains:
- a CDS encoding ACT domain-containing protein, translated to MTMSQWYMVSMIGHDRPGIVAQLSAELCQKGCNLGASSMARLGNYFTIMVMVEFEGERPEFEVLVVTLSQQLQLSGSAEPVAGSHEHYVSPDVRISLYADDRPGIVGDITTALAEAGLNILNLDSNIGEGEKPTYYVHIEGTVSKGLDSLYDALDHLSNEKNMTAQLVPINPDLR